A window of the Gossypium hirsutum isolate 1008001.06 chromosome A05, Gossypium_hirsutum_v2.1, whole genome shotgun sequence genome harbors these coding sequences:
- the LOC107959285 gene encoding elongation factor 1-beta 2 isoform X1, whose product MAVTFSNLHTESGLKALNDFLSGKSYISGNKLTKDDIKVYAAVLKNPGDSFPNVSQWYNSVSSQLAASFPGKAVGVGFGGKAAPAESAKAEAADDEDDLDLFGDETEEDKKAAEEREAAKKSAKKKESGKSSVLMDVKPWDDETDMKKLEEAVRSVEMPGLLWGASKLVAVGYGIKKLQIMLTIVDDLVSVDTLIEEYLTTEPRNEYIQSCDIVAFNKI is encoded by the exons ATGGCCGTCACTTTCTCAAATCTCCACACCGAGTCTGGTCTTAAAGCTCTTAATGACTTCCTCTCTGGAAAATCTTACATCTCTGG gaATAAGCTGACCAAGGATGACATAAAAGTTTATGCCGCTGTTCTGAAGAACCCTGGTGATTCTTTCCCCAATGTTAGCCAGTGGTATAATTCTGTTTCTTCTCAACTTGCCGCCAG CTTCCCTGGTAAAGCTGTTGGCGTTGGGTTTGGTGGCAAAGCTGCTCCAGCTGAGTCTGCTAAAGCTGAG GCTGCTGATGATGAGGACGACTTGGATCTATTTGGTGATGAGACGGAGGAGGATAAGAAGGCTGCAGAGGAGAGGGAAGCTGCAAAGAAGTCAGCTAAGAAGAAAGAAA GTGGAAAGTCCTCTGTTCTTATGGATGTTAAACCATGGGATGATGAGACTGATATGAAGAAGTTGGAAGAAGCTGTTCGATCCGTTGAGATGCCTGGACTTTTGTGGGGAGCAT CAAAGCTGGTTGCTGTTGGTTATGGCATCAAGAAGCTACAGATCATGCTTACCATAGTGGATGATCTTGTTTCGGTTGATACTCTTATAGAGGAGTACCTCACGACAGAGCCACGCAACGAATACATTCAAAGCTGTGACATTGTTGCATTCAACAAGATTTAG
- the LOC107959285 gene encoding elongation factor 1-beta 2 isoform X2, whose amino-acid sequence MAVTFSNLHTESGLKALNDFLSGKSYISGNKLTKDDIKVYAAVLKNPGDSFPNVSQWYNSVSSQLAASFPGKAVGVGFGGKAAPAESAKAEAADDEDDLDLFGDETEEDKKAAEEREAAKKSAKKKESGKSSVLMDVKPWDDETDMKKLEEAVRSVEMPGLLWGACMVWFYFLFILDMCQKQFAPWAQKQSWLLLVMASRSYRSCLP is encoded by the exons ATGGCCGTCACTTTCTCAAATCTCCACACCGAGTCTGGTCTTAAAGCTCTTAATGACTTCCTCTCTGGAAAATCTTACATCTCTGG gaATAAGCTGACCAAGGATGACATAAAAGTTTATGCCGCTGTTCTGAAGAACCCTGGTGATTCTTTCCCCAATGTTAGCCAGTGGTATAATTCTGTTTCTTCTCAACTTGCCGCCAG CTTCCCTGGTAAAGCTGTTGGCGTTGGGTTTGGTGGCAAAGCTGCTCCAGCTGAGTCTGCTAAAGCTGAG GCTGCTGATGATGAGGACGACTTGGATCTATTTGGTGATGAGACGGAGGAGGATAAGAAGGCTGCAGAGGAGAGGGAAGCTGCAAAGAAGTCAGCTAAGAAGAAAGAAA GTGGAAAGTCCTCTGTTCTTATGGATGTTAAACCATGGGATGATGAGACTGATATGAAGAAGTTGGAAGAAGCTGTTCGATCCGTTGAGATGCCTGGACTTTTGTGGGGAGCATGTATGGTTTggttttactttctttttatctTAGATATGTGTCAAAAACAATTTGCACCTTGGGCTCAAAAG CAAAGCTGGTTGCTGTTGGTTATGGCATCAAGAAGCTACAGATCATGCTTACCATAG